The genomic interval CCGTTGGCTGTATGCCGGATTGCCATTGCTCTGGGCCCTGCTCCTGGCCCGCCATCTGCCCATCGGCATGGCCGAAGCGGGCACAGTTCTGCCGGATGGTTGGCCGCAATGGTCCGCCGACCCCCATGTCATCGGCTTCTGCCAGAGCGTGGTGGTGTTGATCGGGTGGGTTGGTGCTGTGATTTTGAGCCGCCGCTTGCTGGATCTCAACCGTCGGGCCTGGGTCAGAGGCACCATGGTGCTGCTCCTGGTCAGCCTCAGCGGCCGCTGGTTGGTCGCTCTCTAAAACCATGGCCACTCGCCGCCCCTCAACGGAAATCAATGCCCGCCAGAAGGTGTTGCTGGAGAGTCTCCAGGCCTGTGGCGATGAGATGAGCGGTCAGCAACTGCACCGCAGCCTCGCTCCCGACCAAACCATGGGCCTGGCCACGGTGTATCGAAATCTGCGTCAGCTGCAGCAACGGGGCCTGGTGCGCTGTCGTCACCTGCCCAACGGCGAAGCGCTCTACGCACCACTGGAGCGGGATCGCCACCACCTCACCTGCGTCGATTGCGGCAAGACACAAGCGCTCGACCACTGTCCAATTCACGATCTGGAGGTACCCGAAGACCGCCGCAAGGGCTTCGATCTCCTGTTTCACACGCTTGAATTCTTTGGTCTCTGCAGCGACTGCCGCGAGCGGCAGCAAAATCCATCATGACCCTGGCCGCCACCTACTACGGAGCCAATGGTTGGTTGCTCGAATTCGATGATCTTCGGGTTCTGGTGGATCCCTGGCTGCGCGGCAGCCTGAGTTTTCCCCCGGGGGAGTGGCTGCTGAAAGGGGAGCTGCCCTGCGAACGCGACATCCCGGAGAACCTGAATCTGCTGTTACTCACCCAGGGGCTGGCGGATCATGCCCACCCTGAAACCCTGGCGTTGCTGCCGAAAACCCTGCCGGTGATTGGATCCATAGCCGCAACGCGCGTGGTTGAACGCCTGGGCTTCACCAACGTGAAAGCACTCTCCCCCGGAGAAAGCACCACCCACCAGAGCCTGCAGGTACGCGCCAGTGCCGGTGCACCGGTGCCCACGGTGGAAAACGGCTATCTGCTCGAGCATCCAGCTGGCGCGCTCTACTTGGAACCCCACGGTTTTCTGGATCCAGCCCTGGAACCGCAACCGCTGGATGCCGTCATCACGCCGATGGTGGATCTTGGGCTTCCCGCTCTGGGCGCATTTGTCAAAGGATGCTCCGTGGTGCCGCAACTGGTGGAACGCTTCCAACCCACGACGGTGCTCGCCAGCACATCCGGTGGCGATGTGCGCTTCGACGGCGCCCTGAGCCGCGCCCTGCAGATGAAAGGATCCGTGGCCGGAACTGGAGCCCAACTGCCAACAAGCAGCCGCTGGACCGATCCCACACCGGGGGAACGACTGCTGCTGAAAAACTGATTTCGTGGATTAAGCTTTGTAACAACAGCTTGAGCCTGATGAAGCCTACGCAAGCAAACGAGTCTTGGTTCCAAGGCGTCGCCGCGCGCGAGATCCATATGGAGCAACTCAAAAAAGCGGAACGCTTCAACGGGCGGGCCGCCATGCTCGGCATCGTGATCGGAATCATTACCGAAGGCCTCACCGGTGCCGGCATCATTCATCAAATCGGTCTGGGGCCCCTTGTGGATGGCTACGCCGCCTGCCGCACCCAATTCCTGCCCTTCTGCTTCTGATCCAATTGGGGGCTCTTACAGCCCCTGCATCTCCATCATCTCGGAAGGCGACTGACCCCCGATGACGAGAATGGTGCGATTCACGTTCGACTCGAATGGCTGCTGACAAGGAACTGCTGCAGGAAGTGGCTCTAGAGCTGTGGAATACCACCAAGAAGCTGCGGCCCGGCCTGCCCAAAGCGCCACGGGCCCAACTGGTCTTGAAAGCACTCCTGACCATCGGCGACATGAGCGATCAACTGGAAGCCGCCATGGTGCTTGGAGTCATCGAGGCGCAGGAACCCGACGACGAACCTGTCCAGGACGACACGGCTGGAGAAGACAAGACCGT from Synechococcus sp. UW69 carries:
- a CDS encoding transcriptional repressor — protein: MATRRPSTEINARQKVLLESLQACGDEMSGQQLHRSLAPDQTMGLATVYRNLRQLQQRGLVRCRHLPNGEALYAPLERDRHHLTCVDCGKTQALDHCPIHDLEVPEDRRKGFDLLFHTLEFFGLCSDCRERQQNPS
- a CDS encoding MBL fold metallo-hydrolase; its protein translation is MTLAATYYGANGWLLEFDDLRVLVDPWLRGSLSFPPGEWLLKGELPCERDIPENLNLLLLTQGLADHAHPETLALLPKTLPVIGSIAATRVVERLGFTNVKALSPGESTTHQSLQVRASAGAPVPTVENGYLLEHPAGALYLEPHGFLDPALEPQPLDAVITPMVDLGLPALGAFVKGCSVVPQLVERFQPTTVLASTSGGDVRFDGALSRALQMKGSVAGTGAQLPTSSRWTDPTPGERLLLKN
- a CDS encoding chlorophyll a/b-binding protein, with translation MKPTQANESWFQGVAAREIHMEQLKKAERFNGRAAMLGIVIGIITEGLTGAGIIHQIGLGPLVDGYAACRTQFLPFCF
- a CDS encoding TIGR03894 family protein, producing MAADKELLQEVALELWNTTKKLRPGLPKAPRAQLVLKALLTIGDMSDQLEAAMVLGVIEAQEPDDEPVQDDTAGEDKTVSDAKTERETPRVVRKRTSSR